From a single Mesorhizobium shangrilense genomic region:
- a CDS encoding GNAT family N-acetyltransferase — protein MSASVPTGKVSDSLEIKAIQAADLPVLAALYQHLNPGDVIVPPEQAEAILERFAAYPGSVVLGCWNDGELVASCTLVVIPNLTRGGMSYALIENVVTAASHRKRGFGRALLERAVSIAWEQDCYKAMLLTGSTEPATLAFYRGAGFEQNKTGFQIRRPPARA, from the coding sequence GTGAGCGCGTCGGTCCCCACTGGGAAGGTGTCCGACAGCCTTGAAATCAAGGCTATTCAGGCTGCCGATCTGCCAGTGCTGGCCGCACTCTATCAGCATCTCAATCCCGGCGACGTCATCGTGCCGCCGGAGCAAGCGGAAGCCATTCTTGAGCGGTTTGCAGCCTATCCCGGCAGCGTCGTGCTTGGCTGCTGGAATGATGGGGAACTCGTGGCGTCCTGCACGCTTGTGGTCATTCCCAACTTAACCAGAGGCGGGATGTCCTATGCGCTGATCGAGAACGTGGTGACGGCCGCCTCCCATCGCAAACGCGGCTTCGGCCGCGCGCTGCTTGAACGCGCGGTTTCGATTGCCTGGGAGCAGGACTGCTACAAGGCCATGCTGCTGACCGGCTCAACAGAGCCGGCAACGCTTGCGTTCTACAGAGGCGCCGGTTTCGAGCAGAACAAGACCGGCTTCCAGATCAGGCGGCCGCCGGCCAGAGCCTGA